The Leucoraja erinacea ecotype New England chromosome 48, Leri_hhj_1, whole genome shotgun sequence genome segment CAAGCACAATGAACTCTAGAAGATGAACATTAAAGAACAGGCCTTGATTGGCAGGACTGCAAGGGGAAAACGTTTAAAATATCATGTCACAGGGAGACAAATATAATTTCCACCTTAAAGGGCCATAATGACTCAAAATGCTACCATAACCATCCACCCAGTTTGTAGAAATAACATACTTTTGGATAAAGTGTTTCAGCAAAGGTTTTGTTGTGCAGAAGGCATTGCTGATGTTAAAGATAGCACTGAAGCGCGGTTCAATCTGGAAGTCACATGGATTATGTCACAACCTGGTATGCTGTATAACAACATAATTTGAAGATTCCTCATTTATTAAAGCGCTCTACTGAAACTTCAACCTTTGCTgtaaatccagaaccagggtgaGTGGGTGAAGGGAATGAATAAAGGACCGCACGCATCACGCAAATTGCCAAACCATTTCTTGTGGCAACTGCACTCAAGATATCTGAGTGTTTCTTATCACTAAGCAACTGCAGGAACAAGAACTGATAACAGTtggtgtggcaggaaactgacATTATAAAGAATAATGGCTTAAAAATGGGAAATAATATCGGCCGACATAAGGCTTGGGAAGAAATTCTGCACCTTCAAATTTGAAAATCAAAGGAAAGAGTTAGCAAAAATGAGGTCTGATCCACAAGAAAATCGCTGCCCATTTCATTGAAAACTTAATACCATAGAACCCAATTTCATTTAGCACAGAAAAAAAGTCATAACCAAAGCACGAAGCTTGCCCATCATTCCACACGTGGAATTTTCACAAAGAAAAATGGACAATTAGGCTTTGAAATTTCCCACACCCCACCATAATTAAATCTGTCCTGTGCAGGATCATCAGGGATtttgaattaatttaatttcataaAAGCTTCTAAGTGTAAGCTATATTCCATTCCCTCCCACCAAAACACAATGTGTAACAAAAATATTGGCATCTCTACTTAAATTAGAGTACCTGCAAACCACCTTTATACTATCAGGTCTAGAACATGCACATCTCCACTACAATAAAGAATATATTCATGATCTTTTTAAAAACCTTTCAACCCTTAAACTTGCTAACTTCTCACTGACATAAGCTGAAGAGTGGCCaagtaccttattgtttttctttaaaataaaactcTATTTTCCAGTAAATTTGCACCCACTTGCATTAACACCAAATGACAAAAAGAAATGCAGCTCTTGAAAGGAGCACCATCATCTTCCCAGGGACAGAGTGAAAGAGACAACGAGAGCAAGAGaacaagcgagagagagagagagagagagagagagagagagagggagggagagagagagagagaaagagagagagagagagagagagagagagagagagagagagagagagagagagagagagagagagagagagagagagagagagagagagagagaaagagaaagagagagagggagaaaacgaGAAAGACTGGAACGGCAGTGCCATGTTCACCATCAAAGTAGACACAAACAATGACCCATTGGAGAAATTTGTAATGAACTGGATCACTATGCTTGCTGGTTAAAAATGCTCTTGGTTGAGCATTTGTGCACTCTTTACCAATGAGCAACCTTTTGTCCTGATTCCCACCCAAACAGCCCCAAACCCAATATACAATTTTCAAAAGTGCAACCCAATTTTCTTTTTTACATATTTGAAGGATTTCCCCCCACAGCCCCATTCCAGATaaacaaaattcatttttttttaaaaaaccacTTTGGACTGCACTTCAAAAATAATGCCCCAAGAAAGATACGCATAGTTTCTAAATAAAATATCACAATATGTATTGTAACACATTTAGCCGCTAGAGCATTCCCTTTACTGCTAGTATTATTTTAGGATAATCTTGCAGACAATAAAACTAACTACCGGCAATGGTAGCGGTAatactgttcttttttttatatccatcccacaaccccccccaccccacctttaTAAGGCTCTTGTAATTTAGAAGAAAGGGACATTTATAATCAGGCAGTAAGAGACCCAGAGCAGTGCAAGTTGGGTTCCAGCAGTTTGTAGTTATTCTtagagaatatatattttttggcaAAGTGCTTTTGTTGTTATGCTGACACCAATTCTTAacgtatttaaaaaaaaggggaGGCACTGTCACTTTAAACCCATCTTTCAAGACATGCAAAaggtctctaaactgaacaagaCTCTGGCAATTTGTTTTGTTCTCCTCCCGTCAAACCACGAGAACCAGTTGTTTTAAAGTAGCAGACTCATTGTGATACGTGGCAAATAGAATACTGTACACCAGCCGAACCCTTGCACATATCAGAAATTGTGAAAGGACCAAGTTATTTCTGCAAtgaagcttaaaaaaaaaaagagcattcgATCTAAACAAGTTTCGGcatggggaaagggagagggtggGTAATCCAATAGCATCTATAACCAATTGGCCATCCTAAAAAGTGACTCGCTTCACAGTGTTCagaaattgtatttttttttttgcttcctcCAGAAGAGGGCAGCCTACAAGACTCTCAAAATTTCAGTACTTCACTCCAGGAACAAATTCCTTGGCGTCAGGATTCAGAGTACTTTTACtctagagggaagaaagaggaaaCAATTAGATTTTGTTTGGGTTAGTCAAACACaaagtattattttttttaaactgcacaaACGGCTGACAACAATATCCTGAATGGGAAGGAAGTGATTCTTGCTTTCACTCAATGGCGTGGatatatcaaaagcaaaaacaaaaacaagattTGGTctctttaaaaaacaaaatgctggagtaactcagtgggacaggcaacatctctggacctcaccaaaaacatcacctatccacgttctccaaagatgctgcttgatcagctgagttactccagccatgtttttttttgcaaaccaacatctgcagttcattgtgactACAAGATTTAGTCTCTCTTACATTGGAGGGATATGCCAGGATTGATTCACAGACGAGGTGATTGTCAAACGAGCagaattgtccccccccccccccccccctcacaggaGTTCAGAGGTATTTCAGTCTTCCCAGATTAAACCAAGGCCTTTCCATTAGAACAAATAACAGAACAGTGCAAGAAAaggttatttggcccacaatgccagtGCTGGACACGATGCCATGACCAACTCTCATTTTGCTGGCAACTGATGCAAGTATCTAAGATTgtgaggaatagacagagttgatattgtctattgtctatagatagTCACAATATTATTCAGATGCTAAGCGCATAAAAGGTGagttttaaaggagatctgaggtgcaccgatttttttttaaacacagatcgtgattgatatctggaatgcctgccagaggagatagtacaattgctatgtttaagagcaatttagacagacacaaacaaTAGAAGCATACGTaagaaaggagatgtatgggtcAAGTGTTCTTGCGTGTTTTAGGTGCCTAGAACTGGATGGTGAAGTAGGAAACTATTGCTACAATTGCACGGGAcattggagagaccacacctggaatacttGAATTTTGTCTCCTATATTTAAGAAAAAGATATACTGGCATTGGAGACAATCCAAAAGAgagtcaccaggttaattcaagggataacatagaaacatagaaaataggtacaggaggaggccatttggcccttcaagccggaactgccattcattatgatcatggctgatcatccacaatcagtaacccttctccccatatcccttgattccattagcccctagagctcgatctaactctcttttaagttcatccagtgaattggcctctactgccttctgtggcagagaattccacaaattcacaactctctggatgaaaaagtgttttctcatctcagttttaaatggcctcccctttatttttagactgtggcccctgatcccccaacattgggaaatgttttcctatatctagcttgtccagtccttttatgtttctataagagttctaaattccagtaaatacaaactcagtctttccaatctttcctcatatgacagtcctgccatcccgggattaacctatgttgcactgcctcaatagcaaagatgtccttcctcaaattaggagaccaaaactgcacacaatactccagatgtggtctcaccagggccctgtacaactgcagaaggacctttttactcctacactcaaatcctctcgttatggaggctttcttcactgcctgcttcacctgcatgtttactttcagtgactggtgtacaaggacacccatgtctcgttgcacttctctttttcctaatctgacaccattgagataataatctgcctccttgttcttggcgtcaaagtgggtaacctcacatttatctacattatactgcatctgcccactcactcaacctgtccaagtcaccctgcaatctcctagcatccaCTTTGCAGTTCACgctcccacccagctttgtatcatctgcaaatttgctagtgttacttttaatcccatcatctaaatcattaatatatattgtaaatagttgcggccccagcaccgagccttgcagcactccactcgccactgcctgccattctgacagggccccgtttattcctactctttgtttcctgtctgccaagcaattctctatccatgtcaataccctacccccaataccatgtgctctaattttgctcactaatcttctgtgtggaaccttatcaaaggctttctgaaagtccagatacactacttccaatggctctccttcatccattttacttgtcacatttctccttcataaatccatgctgatatggaccaatcctttcactgctatccaaatgcgccattattacttctttaataattgactccagcatcttctccaccaccgatgtcaggctaactggtctataatgccccgttttctctcttgctcctttcttgaaaaatgggataacattaactaccttccaatccacaggaactgatcctgaatctatagaacattggaaaatgatcacctatgagtgcacgatttctagagccacctccttgagtaccctgagatgcagaccatcagaaatATGCCCTATCTTAATTCAgctaaggtctgaatgacaaataaaggattcaattcaattcaaagaatGAGCGGTGACGCTATTGATTagtcgggtgtcagaggttatggggagaaggcagtagaatgcagttaggagggagagatagatcagccatggttgaattgcggagtagacttgatgggtgtaatggcctaattctgttcctgttacTTATGATCTAATGTGACCTAACTAAAGATCCTGAGGGGGCAGGACAGGGTAgatgggtgtttccgtaaatatAGCACTCAGTAGAGAAACTGCAGGTCTCCaaacttccaggttatttttctgtttttttatgtAATAATCtcattgtttcatatcctgtgTTTTAAGTAGGATAGATCATGGTGTATAGCCAAAAATAATGAGATGTGGCAAATAAATCcgtttttacaaagaaaaatatcagatatgtccctgtgttttcttgccttatttgtgacatttttcaagcaggatttcatcaaatcCTTTAGGCTAATTTATACCCCAAAAAAATCACATtgattttgcaattaaataactctTTATAAGCCAAATTCTAATTATGTTTATGATTTTTTATCATTTATCACCTGATTTGATGGTTTTCTGATGCCTAATGTTTTTGCAGCAAAACGTGAGTGTCACGTGTGAAATGTGTGAATTAAAAGCAGCGGAACTGtttttatgaagaagggtctcgatccgaaacatcgcctattcctcttctccatagatgctgtctcactcgctgagtttctccagtttttttgtccacagtttatttttcttaaatgtttttatatttattgtttctttttaattgtttatattttgtgtttaagttttccattgaaatacttaataatgaatagaacttaaaatcCTGAAGTAAAAATCTAGTCTGCTCACCTATTTTATCGATGTCTAATTCTGTTGTCCCTCCTGTTTTCTGACTTCGTCAATGCTATAATGGTTTTTGCACTCGTcacgataaaaaaaaaaaattcaagcaaCGTGATTGTGATGACCCTGACCTGGACCACGGGCCTCGTGGTGGGTTACATGCCAACATTTTGCAAGGGGGCTTAGAAATTAGTATGAGAGACAGTAACCAAGTGGTCACGTTGTgggcactctgagctctgaagaaAGCtgtgttcactttttttttgcttgGTATTATTGGTTAGTAAAAATCTTTTTTGCACTTTTTCCTTCTTTTGCagtttgtacagagccctggtgagaccacacctggagtattgtgtgcagttttggtcccctaatttgaggaatgacattcttgatattgagggagtgcagcgtaggtttacaaggttaattcccaggatggcgggactgccatatgctgagagaatggagaagctgggcttgtacactctggagtttagaaggatgagagggtatcccattgaaacatataagattgttaagggcttggacacgctagaggcaggaaacatgttcccgatgttgggggagtccagaaccagggaccacagtttaagaataaggagtaagccatttagaacggagccgaggaaacactttttctcacagagagtggtgtgtctgtggaattctctgcttcagagggcactggaggtgggttctctggatgctttaaagagagagctagatagggctcttaaaaatagcggagtcaggggatatggggaggaggcaggaacggggtactgattggggatgatcagccatgatcacattgaatgctggctcgaagggccaaatggcctactactacgcctattgtctattttctcgtAAATGTTGCTTTTAGTTCCTATAGAAATGTTTAAATTCCATTAAATGTTCATTGTTTGTTGCTATGTTGTAAAGTGTGTGCACTGTGGCAAAGGGAATCGAAAGTGATAATGCCATGTCTCATTGAAAGTATGCTCCTGTCTACACAGATGCTTTTGGTTCAGGTAAATTGAGTAAATTAACTATAAATTACTATATTCTTTCTCATTtatgtatatttaaaaaataattattatgatttgtttttgttttccccCCTCAAATTTTGAAAGCATTAAATACTGGTCAAATGTTGGTCGATTTTTTATCACAAATTAGTGCAAAAGGATCATAGGTAGGCCCATATTTAATGCTGTGATATTTAATTataatttaataactttcaaatttggccacccATGTCACATATTGGTACCCTTATTTACAGAAACACCCAGATATCAAGATGTTTTAATAAGTGGGCAggtcaagggccaaatggcctaattctgctcctatgtcttatggaacAAGGTTGAGTTGGGTGGCCAATTTCTTTCCATAGAGAGTGATTAATCTTTGTAATTCCCTATCGCAGAATGTGGAGGCTAGATAATTAGAGGTATTTAACGAGGTGGAAGATAAACTTTTGAAAGAAAGATTGTGGAATTGAAAGCAATGTGGAACTGGCAGAGAAAAGAAGTTGAGAAGATCAGTGGTGatgtgatcataatgaatggtaggGAACAAGGTGGATTGCTCCTGCTCCTGTTTTTGTGTGCTCTGTAAAACATTAACTTGGTCACAACTATAGTGTTGAATGTGAAGACCTGGAAGAGGTCTGAAGAGTTTGTATTGGAACAATGCTTGGGATGAGGATATGTTATtgcatggaaatgtcaaaggtgagATTGTTTTTTAAGAGCAGAGAAAATTGAGTCGAAATTTGATGCAAGATAATATGGTACACTAAGTGGGAACAATATCGCTCTTTGCCATTTACCACAAGGTCCTCTGTCTTGCTGCTGTCGTTTATGGATAGTCCATTCATTTGTTGTTGCATCTGGTTGATGCCTGGCAAATCCCGCTCTGGAATGAACCATTCCTGGTCCTCTTCATCCAGCATCTCCTGAAAACAACGCTCCAAGAATTCTTCCTCCCATAATTCCTCTTCTACCTGTGGACCAAAAACAAAAACATCATTAAATACACATGCTAGCTCATTCAACGATTGAATCAGAATGTTGTGCTATGGTGCCACTAGGCAGGGCTATTTGTTCTGGCCATTTTAATCAGATATCGTTCAATGTTGAAGTCATAAAATACGAAAATGTGCTGGCGTGAGGTaatggtgtgtagaatagaaccttAGTGGAGTacctaaggagttagtggtggactttaggagataaaaaaggaacacccctgtccccagtCTCcagcaatggtgtggatgtgtagtttaccaaggagtacaaatgtAGCATACCTGGACAGTGAACttgactggtccaggaacgctgaggccctgtacaagaagggacagagctggctgtactttttgagaaggctccactccttcaatgtctgcagcaAGATGctacagatgttctaccaataagtgagttcggtattctgactgcgcatgcccaggtcaaaggtcactatgcataaacagcCCTGGTAAGCAGTGGAGCAGTGAAGCAGTGGACCTTCATTGCTTctgtttttttccagctttgattcttctaagtaagaaaatattgctttcaaactatgaaattgTAGTATTTATAGTTTCTTTGTTAAAAGCTGAGAttattttgtcgtttttattgctttatgatgctttggtgagtgagcaaGATCGTGCTTGTCCGTGGTTGGTGTTGACCCCgggtctgttgagttgctgctgggtcgTTCCTGTTCCCATCCAGGGTGTCTCGTCCCTGTCCGGGAGTGGCCAGAGGTGTTGGACCGGGCCAAGCTGCTGCAGCgctttgtgtgtatccccgttaATGGCTGGTGTCTGGCTTTCGCcggcgccggggggggggggggggctggggtccccggggggggggggtcggggggcggggttgggctggagttggtgctTCTTTCTCCGACCTGGTTTGAGCCTGGGGCCGCTGGGTAAATGGTCACAGTCCATAGTGAGAGAAGGATGGTGTTAACGAGCGCTCAATTTCGGCGCGGCCAAGGTGGGCCTAGGCCCACAGCGCAactctaaaaaaaaaacatcacattgctgtgtcccatggtgccctgaaatgggggggactatgaaaaactactataatttctacatggtcaaaccaaaatgtataaaaaagccctttattaaaatctgactatgtgcactttaaccacaggtgagtttttctattacaaatctcaaattgtggagtatagaggcaaataaataaatgacgggtctttgtcccaaacattatggagggcactgtataataaGACCTACCCATGGTATCCAATGAtaagagatagatagaaacagtttaaataaaaatctttaaaacttaATAAATTTCAAAGCACTCCAGTTCACgtaaatgaattaaaaaagaaTACGCTTGTTTCAGTTAACATTTTAATGAAGGTCAGAGGCCTATACTAAATGTATTCTGTCTCCTACCAGCTTAGTAAGACTATGAACCACTACTGGATTCAGTGTTGAGTTCAGCATAGGGGCATCATATGGCTCACTATTTGACCTCCAGCACATTCCATGTAGCAGCATTCAGGCACTGAAGGTTAGAACATGCTGACGTGCATCCTGCAGCTAACCCACTGATTCTCGACCATACCAATGGGTAAAGATTAAAGCGATCCACGCAATTCGATATgccagaggattctcttgaacttctgcaggttaacattagagagcatattgactggtttcatcatggcctggttcggcaacttgaaagtccaggagcggaaaagactgcaaaaggttgtgaccactgcccagaccatcaccggctctgacctccccatcatcgaagggatttatcggagtcgctgcttcaaaaaggcagctaacatcatcaaagacccacacaatcctgccacacactcatttcaccattgtcaTCAAGAAGAAGGCACAGGGCCTGcaaattgtaacgtccaggttcaggaacagcttcttcctttcagccaccaggctattgaacatgagaacaaataagctctgaactacgacagactattattattattgcaccataATTGTTTGCTTatcgagtatgtgtgtgtatacacactgaacttttttttcctctcgtttatgtgatatgtttacatattctgctgtgctgcggCGACTAAGAATTTAATtgatctatctgggacatataacaataaaacacccttgactagtCGTGGGAATATCACTAAGAGCAGGACAGGGTTTTCCTCGCCCCTTCAAAACAATGCTAAAGACCTCCCAAGCACTCATAATGTGGGAATCAGTGCATTAAAAGCAGGTATTGCCATTTCCCAGCTGTGCTTTTAATGAAGGTGCAGAGGACCCTCTACCGCTAAATGCGCTCCTTGTGGCTCCTACCAGCTCTGGGTTCTCTAGTCACCAGGACTGGATTTTGACTCAGCGTCCAGGCAAAATAGGGGTAAAATAACTGGCTCAGTGGATTTGACAAAGACAGACACTCCTAACATGTAGTTACTGTTTCAGGCATTGATCCAGTTAGAACTAATGACGCTATCCGTTTAGCTTAACCCACTGATTCTTCCCCAACTTCCATCCTTTTATTCCCATCCTTTATCTTTGCAATGTGCATGGCTAgattggatttgagtatagattttttttttgacaCTGGATAGCAGTAAACTAAAGAgagcactgtatctctgtactcaATGGCAAAAACAAAGAAACTTGATGGTCCATTAGAgccagaaaagactgcaaaaggttgtgaccactgcccagaccatcaccggctctgacctccccatcatcgaagggatttatcggagtcgctgcttcaacaaggcagctaacatcatcaaagacccacacaatcctgccacacactcatttcaccattgtcatcgggaagaaggcacagggcctgaaaattgtaacgtccaggttcaggaacagcttcttcccttcagccaccaggctattgaacatgagaacaaataagctctgaattacgacagactattattgttattgcacCATAATTGTTTGCTTatcgagtatgtgtgtgtatacacactgaacttttttttcctctcgtttatgtgctatgtttacatattctgctgtgctacggcgagtaagaatttaattgatctatctgggacatataacaataaaacacccttgactagtCGTGGGAATATCACTAAGAGCAGGACAGGGCTTCCTCACCCCTTCATCCCAATGCGACAGACCTCCCAACCTCATAATATGGGAATCAGTAGCAGGGGCAGCAGGTATTGCCATTTCCCAGCTGTGCTAGACAAGGTGGTGCCGGGCGACCCTCTTGGGCCGCTGTCTGCGCTCCTTGTGGTGAGGACGAGGTCTCTCTGGGTTCTCAGTCACAGGACTCCAGGATTTTGACTCAGCGTCCAGGCAAAATGGGGGTAAAACCCTAACTTTGTTATAGTGGAATTTGGCAAAGACAGACACTCCTAACTTCCCCCATGTCTGTTACTGTTTCTTTATTATCCAGAGGTACTAATGAAGCTATCCGTTTATTCTTAACTCTTTTGTCTTCTTCCCAACTTCCATCCTTTTATTCCCATCCTTTATCTTTGCAATGTGCATGGCTAgattggatttgagtatagatttttttttgactggatagcatgtaaactaaaattcttcactgtatctctgtactcaAGGCAAAAACAAAGAACTTAATGGGCTTGATTAGAACCAGATTTGAAGTGAGAAAAGGTTAtcgtcatgcagcatggaaacaggccatttgtcccaatttgccccacctacactagagccatctgcatgtgtttgtcctatatccctctaaacatttcctatccaagtacctatccatgtcctgcctcaactaccttctttgacacaaaagttggagtaactcagcgggagaggcagcatctctggagagaaggaatgggtgacgttttggctcgagacccttcttcagagcgaaagtcacaggaaagggaaacgagatatagacaattatgtagagggatatagaacaagTAATGAACGacaagctggtgcgacttggggggggaggggggggggatagtgagaGGGAAtggtggggttacttgaagttagataaatcaatattcataccactgcctaagcaaaatatgaagttcttttcctccaatttgtgtttagccccactctgataatggaggagacctaggacagaaaggtcaagagtgggaatgagatggagaaataaagtgtttagcaaccgggagatcaggtaggttcaggcggcctgagcaaaggtgttcagcgaaacgatcgccaaatgGACTCTTACACATCGGTGAGAACAAACGTAGACCGGACGATCGTTTCACAGGATGtctaaaattgaacacaatactcctaatGTGGGCTCAACAATGTCTTGTAAAACTGTAAgataacatctcaacttctatactcagttccctgactgatgaagatcaatgtgctgaaagcctatGGCACCACTTCAAtgcactatgtacctgcactgctcgatccctctgctctacaacactccacagagccctgccattcactgtgaaggtcctgctctggTATGGCTTCCCAAAACTTCTACATTTGCATTAAATCTATTAACCATTGATcagcccacttgcacagctgatcaagaccctgttgtcatttttgataaccattttcatTATCTATAATAccactgcaaacttactaatcatatatAATAGATTCTCATACATTCAAACATCCAGGTTTGGATggctatggaccaagcgcaggcaggtgggactagtttagatgggacatgttggctgatgtgg includes the following:
- the LOC129715037 gene encoding polyadenylate-binding protein-interacting protein 2-like isoform X2; translation: MKAPNMTNMTSGSGAQEVIVSNGHTESEPNPFAEYMWMEHEEEYNRQVEEELWEEEFLERCFQEMLDEEDQEWFIPERDLPGINQMQQQMNGLSINDSSKTEDLVSKSTLNPDAKEFVPGVKY
- the LOC129715037 gene encoding polyadenylate-binding protein-interacting protein 2-like isoform X1 codes for the protein MTDSLDMKAPNMTNMTSGSGAQEVIVSNGHTESEPNPFAEYMWMEHEEEYNRQVEEELWEEEFLERCFQEMLDEEDQEWFIPERDLPGINQMQQQMNGLSINDSSKTEDLVSKSTLNPDAKEFVPGVKY